In Spodoptera frugiperda isolate SF20-4 chromosome 1, AGI-APGP_CSIRO_Sfru_2.0, whole genome shotgun sequence, the following are encoded in one genomic region:
- the LOC118273390 gene encoding protein big brother, with the protein MHAMSDPAALAGMLPFDSIGLYEQPKPRFIFKMPRVVPDQKAKFESDDLFKRLSRESEVRYTGYRDRPPEERQMRFQSGCREGHTEIAFTATGTNLQLVFDHSPYNNRGCDFQKESGKAHIVSRFIMNGVCVRWRGWIDLERLDGVGCLELDEERAAIEDAALRDQIERYNQRLRDFEDKQRAYREHGEELRAHSHVHQRCHQPRQAPHAAHPAHPHPPHPVHIKPHSQGALIS; encoded by the exons ATGCACGCCATGAGTGATCCAGCTGCTTTGGCAGGCATGTTGCCTTTCGACTCCATTGGACTGTACGAACAGCCTAAACCAAGGTTCATCTTTAAAATGCCTCGGGTAGTTCCTGATCAAAAAGCCAAATTTGAATCCGACGATCTCTTTAAAAGACTGAGCAGAGAAAGTGAG GTGAGGTACACAGGGTACCGCGACAGGCCCCCGGAGGAGCGCCAGATGCGGTTCCAGAGCGGTTGTCGCGAAGGACACACGGAGATCGCGTTCACCGCCACTGGCACCAACCTACAGCTGGTGTTCGACCACTCGCCCTACAATAACCGAGGCTGCGACTTCCAAAAAGAGAGCGGCAAG GCCCACATCGTATCCCGATTTATAATGAATGGCGTGTGCGTGAGGTGGCGAGGATGGATTGATTTGGAGCGACTCGATGGAGTTGGCTGTTTGGAATTGGACGAGGAACGAGCAGCCATTGAGGACGCTGCGTTGCGTGACCAAATCGAAAGGTATAATCAGAGGCTGCGGGATTTTGAAGATAAGCAGCGTGCATACCGTGAGCACGGAGAGGAGTTACGAGCTCACTCGCACGTGCACCAGCGCTGCCACCAGCCGCGCCAGGCGCCGCATGCCGCGCATCCAGCCCACCCGCACCCGCCGCACCCGGTACACATCAAACCTCACTCGCAGGGCGCTCTCATTTCATAA
- the LOC118273388 gene encoding protein crossbronx homolog: MNDEMKNNVKETRELYSMIHQEYVIMAEYRMLQTENLQGIYVIPSYENSFVWFGVIFVRAGFYEGGVFRFTLTLPEKFPDEEVPILTFTSNLYHPAVDAHTGVLNLNEVFPQWDRKQNHIWQILKYVYSIFHNLNVKAPANVEASVAYKSNKKMFLEKVRECVVLSIDHVYDDPPTEDKHYITFKPYDPDVHDTVKNIMMKTPVSNEGMNQGISWVQPGSFQAFSKEET; this comes from the exons ATGAACGACGAAATGAAGAACAATGTTAAAGAAACTAGAGAATTATATTCCATGATACATCAAGAATATGTTATTATGGCAGAATA tcgTATGTTGCAAACGGAGAATCTACAAGGAATATATGTAATTCCTTCGTATGAGAATTCATTCG TGTGGTTTGGAGTTATTTTTGTGAGAGCTGGATTTTATGAAGGAGGAGTTTTTAGGTTTACATTAACATTGCCAGAAAAGTTCCCTGATGAAGAAGTTCCt aTTTTGACGTTTACATCAAACTTATATCACCCAGCAGTTGATGCTCATACTGGTGTTCTGAATCTGAATGAAGTTTTTCCACAATGGGACCGAAAACAGAATCACATATGGCAAATTCTAAAATATGTGTATTCTATATTTCATAACTTAAATGTTAAGGCTCCAGCAAATGTAGAAGCCTCTGTTGC ttacaaaagcaataagaaaatgtttttggaGAAAGTAAGAGAATGTGTTGTTTTAAGTATAGATCATGTTTACGATGATCCACCTACAGAAGATAAGCATTACATAACATTTAAGCCGTATGACCCAGATGTTCATGATACtgtcaaaaatataatgatgaaAACCCCTGTATCAAATGAAGGTATGAACCAAGGAATTTCTTGGGTGCAACCAGGGTCATTTCAAGCCTTTTCTAAAGAAGAAACATAg
- the LOC118273389 gene encoding UPF0598 protein CG30010 translates to MLLICNLRSFSRPIISKHFQMRNVHYIQGQEPEPKIREYFYFIDHQGMLFLDDSKMKNFTSCFKEKKFLQFFFKRIRINHTGRYEEDFPFISLCGRERNFIRCDDVPIVYTHVLNIDNSDFLSYGYAGDLLVSKFMPDKIYMLPSTGRVYHPTDEKYGGVGLVKSKLAIEFSKNFEFHNSETNAPTHFKWQNNTYELDQNWFMEQVTKHKLTIRSESD, encoded by the exons atgctgTTAATATGCAATTTACGTTCATTTTCTAGACCGataatttcaaaacattttcaaatgcGTAATGTACATTATATTCAAGGTCAGGAACCTGAACCAAAAAttagagaatatttttattttattgatcatCAAGGGATG ttatttttagatGATTCTAAGATGAAAAACTTCACATCGTGTTTTAAGGAAAAGAAGTTTCTACAATTTTTCTTCAAGAGGATTCGTATTAATCACACTGGCAGATACGAAGAAGACTTTCCTTTTATTTCACTATGTGGCAGAGAAAGAAACTTTATAAGATGTGATGATGTTCCTATTGTTTATACACATGTTCTTAATATTGACAACAGTGATTTTCTTAGTTATGGGTATGCAGGAGACTTACTCGTATCAAAATTTATGCCTGATAAAATTTATATGTTGCCCAGTACAGGCAGAGTATATCACCCTACTGATGAAAAATATGGTGGGGTAGGATTAGTAAAATCAAAACTAGCCATTGAATTTagtaaaaattttgaatttcatAATAGTGAAACAAATGCACCAACACACTTTAAGtggcaaaataatacatatgaACTAGATCAAAATTGGTTTATGGAGCAGGTAACGAAACATAAATTGACTATTCGTTCTGAATCAGACTAG